TCTTACTCATACTGGCAATGGAAAAGCCATCTGTGGTTTTCATCCGGGTTTTAGTTGACAAGTTATTGACACCAGATACTCCCAACCAAGAACCTTTAGGTGTAGAAATATACATGACTCCACCAGGGATTTTTTGTTCTGCAACTATCTCATTTAAAAGTGTCTGTAGTTGAGAACTTTTTCCCACCGTGGAGGTAGACATGACTTGTTTTGCAAGAGATTTTTCAATTACTCTCTGACTAATGTTATTACCCACTAGGTATCCTGCAAAACCAAGGGAAGTCACAAAGACTATTGCCAATAAAATTTTCCTGAAAGTCAAAAATTTTAGGTTCATAAATAGCATTACTCTGTTTCCAGATTAGTATCAAAATTTAAATTCACCAAGGATCGCAAATATGACAATGCCAGCTAAAAGCAAAACCAAAGCCACTGTTTGGGTAATAGAAAAAGGTCAAGTACAGCCTCGCTTAGATCATCTTACTACTGAGGAACCTTTAGAAATTCGTCTTGTTCCTTTCCAGAAGACGGTAGCTGTAACTATGCGAACACCAGGGGCAGATTTTGAACTAGCGGCTGGTTTCCTCTACGGTGAAGGAGTCGTTAGCCGCAGAGAAGATATCCGACGGATCAGCTACTGTGTGGATGAATTGGTAGACGGGGAACAGCGCCATAACATCGTGAATGTAGAACTGCGGGATGGGTTAATTCCAGACTTACAGCCTTTGGAACGTCATTTCTACACTAGTAGCGCCTGTGGAGTGTGTGGTAAAGCTAGCCTTGAGGCTTTGCGTCTGCGGGGATGTTCAGTGATTCCTTCTGGCCCCACAGTCACGCCTGAGATCATCTACAGCCTACCAGATAAGCTCCGGGCCGCTCAAGGTATCTTCACTGCTACAGGAGGTTTGCACGCTGCGGCTACCTTCGATGCTCAAGGACAACTGTTAAACCTGCACGAGGATGTTGGGCGACACAATGCTTTGGATAAATTGATTGGTTCAGCTTTCCTCAGTGACGAGTTGCCTTTAGATAATTGTATTGTCTTAGTGAGCGGACGCTCTAGTTTTGAGATTTTGCAAAAGTCTACAACTGCTGGAGTTCCTATTGTTTGTTCTGTTTCTGCTCCCAGTAGTTTAGCGGTATCTGTCGCCAAAGAATTTGGCATTACCTTAATTGGATTCTTGCGTGGAGAACGGTTCAATATTTACACTGGTTTACAAAGAATAAATGCTGCTTAGAAACAAATATAGCGGTTCCCATTCAAATGTGGTAAGTAGTAATGCAAAAATAAATATACATTTGTCATTGCGAATGGAGCAAAGCGGAATGAAGCAATCCCAAGGTCTTGGGATTGCTTCTCTACATTTCATTCCGTACCCTACGGGAAGGCTCCGCCTACGCAATGACATAAATATTTTTGCATACGCACCTACAACATCATCTCGTCAGGTGTAGGGGCAATTCATGAATTGCCCCTACGACGCGGATCTGGTTTTTCCAATCATCTATACTTGGTCTTTCCTATCAATGCGTAAGTCCTATAATTTAGAAAGGATTTTCCTAAAAGACGACCACAAATATAACTTGTAACCGACGCATGACCAATCGAGAGGAATTAATGAAGAACGAGTCAACGTCAGCAAGCAACGCCGACGTAAATTTCCTTATCGGTGGGGTGAAATGGGTGCTAGGATGCGAGAATACGACTGGTCAAAAACCTCCCTTGGCCCGGCACAGCAGTGGCCACAGAGTTTAAGGACTGCCGTGCGGATTATGCTAACCTGCCGCCAAGCCATGTTTGTCTGGTGGGGCGAAGAACTCATAAATCTTTATAATGATGCTTACAAGGCTATTATTGGCGGCAAACATCCAGAAGCCCTTGGACAGCCAGCTTGTTTGGTGTGGCGGGAAATATGGGATCAGGTTGGGCCTCGCGCCGAATCAGCAATGCTGAAGAACGAAGGCACTTATGACGAAGCGTTACTGCTAATTATGGAGCGCAACGGCTACCCGGAGGAAACCTATTATACTTTTTCATATAGCCCGGTTCCGAATGATCGGGGTGACACAGGTGGAATCATCTGCGCTAACACGGACGACACTCAGAGGATCGTTGGTGAGCGTCAGTTAGCACTTTTGCGCGAACTAGCGGCGAGGACGGCAGATGCGCGGA
This Nostoc sp. KVJ3 DNA region includes the following protein-coding sequences:
- the fdhD gene encoding formate dehydrogenase accessory sulfurtransferase FdhD — encoded protein: MTMPAKSKTKATVWVIEKGQVQPRLDHLTTEEPLEIRLVPFQKTVAVTMRTPGADFELAAGFLYGEGVVSRREDIRRISYCVDELVDGEQRHNIVNVELRDGLIPDLQPLERHFYTSSACGVCGKASLEALRLRGCSVIPSGPTVTPEIIYSLPDKLRAAQGIFTATGGLHAAATFDAQGQLLNLHEDVGRHNALDKLIGSAFLSDELPLDNCIVLVSGRSSFEILQKSTTAGVPIVCSVSAPSSLAVSVAKEFGITLIGFLRGERFNIYTGLQRINAA